A region of Terriglobia bacterium DNA encodes the following proteins:
- a CDS encoding zf-HC2 domain-containing protein, with the protein MDAHTENEHSAIRELLTLAAAGALDAVEQRQVEEHLLRCDACRAEFRGLGRLAKSLQEQPMPQMPPGLMQQTRRLLELRAQAQRSHTHQARRWNRLMFGALALLGWTLTLLNWPLLRMLDRPLMQTFNVSSTQLTVLWTTYILAAWLATALAAAVLGKRFRQEERAL; encoded by the coding sequence ATGGACGCACATACTGAGAACGAACATTCCGCGATCCGCGAGCTGCTTACCCTGGCTGCGGCCGGCGCACTGGACGCCGTCGAGCAACGCCAGGTGGAAGAACATCTGCTCCGGTGCGACGCTTGCCGCGCGGAGTTCCGCGGGCTGGGCCGGCTCGCCAAGAGTTTGCAGGAACAGCCGATGCCGCAGATGCCTCCGGGGCTGATGCAACAAACCCGCCGGCTGCTGGAGTTGCGCGCCCAGGCCCAGCGTTCCCATACACACCAAGCCCGCCGCTGGAACCGCCTTATGTTCGGCGCGCTGGCTCTGCTGGGCTGGACGCTCACGCTGCTGAATTGGCCGCTGTTGCGCATGCTCGACCGCCCGCTGATGCAGACATTCAACGTTTCCTCCACGCAACTCACCGTGTTGTGGACCACATACATTCTGGCCGCTTGGCTGGCGACGGCCCTGGCCGCCGCGGTACTGGGCAAGCGTTTCCGGCAAGAAGAGAGGGCTCTATGA
- a CDS encoding zinc ribbon domain-containing protein, translated as MNRFSDEVRIIPPVAWIIAVLVEFCMFCLLLFVAMPNDPKLRLWPFAGQVAFAFWPGLLVGAVVLLVGYINADARRRGMRYVMWTWLALLIPNSIGIILYFVMRDPLPVPCPKCGAAGRPGFAFCPQCGAEMARACPSCKRAVDASWNRCAYCGSALGQAGPTTPPIVGA; from the coding sequence ATGAACCGTTTTTCTGATGAAGTTCGCATTATTCCTCCTGTGGCATGGATCATTGCCGTGCTCGTTGAGTTCTGCATGTTTTGCCTCCTGCTGTTCGTGGCCATGCCCAACGATCCCAAGCTGCGCCTGTGGCCGTTCGCCGGGCAAGTTGCATTCGCCTTCTGGCCGGGATTGCTGGTGGGCGCCGTGGTGCTGCTGGTCGGCTACATCAACGCCGACGCGCGCCGCCGCGGCATGCGCTACGTGATGTGGACGTGGCTGGCCCTGCTGATCCCCAACTCCATCGGCATCATTTTGTATTTCGTGATGCGCGATCCGCTGCCGGTTCCCTGCCCCAAGTGCGGCGCAGCGGGACGTCCCGGGTTTGCCTTCTGTCCGCAGTGCGGCGCGGAAATGGCGCGCGCCTGCCCCAGTTGCAAACGCGCCGTGGACGCCTCCTGGAACCGTTGCGCCTATTGCGGCAGCGCGCTGGGACAAGCGGGCCCGACGACGCCACCGATCGTGGGTGCGTGA